One genomic window of Quercus robur chromosome 6, dhQueRobu3.1, whole genome shotgun sequence includes the following:
- the LOC126688642 gene encoding low affinity inorganic phosphate transporter 1-like, producing the protein MAKEMEVLNALDVAKTQLYHFTAIVIAGMGFFTDAYDLFCISLVTKLLGRLYYYKEGSPDPGSLPSNVSAAVNGVAFCGTLTGQLFFGWLGDKMGRKRVYGLTLMVMVICSIASGLSFGKDAKAVMATLCFFRFWLGFGIGGDYPLSATIMSEYANKKTRGAFIAAVFAMQGFGILAGGMVAILISAAFKAKYPSLPYKYDPIGSTSPQADYVWRIIVMFGAIPALLTYYWRMKMPETARYTALVAKNAKQAAADMSKVLHVELEAEQEKTEVKGNDFGLFSKQFLRRHGLHLLGTTATWFLLDIAFYSQNLFQKDIFTAIGWIPKAKEMSALDEVFRIARAQTLIALCSTVPGYWFTVAFIDRIGRFAIQLMGFFFMTVFMFALAIPYHHWTLKANRIGFVVMYSLTFFFANFGPNATTFVVPAEIFPARLRSTCHGISAAAGKAGAMVGAFGFQYAEKAIGVRNTLIILGVVNFLGMVFTFLVPESKGRSLEEMSGEAEEENGDAIELSQHTGHDIRTAPV; encoded by the coding sequence ATGGCTAAGGAAATGGAAGTGCTCAATGCTCTTGATGTTGCGAAAACACAATTGTACCATTTCACAGCCATTGTGATTGCTGGGATGGGCTTTTTCACAGATGCATATGATCTATTTTGCATCTCTCTAGTGACAAAACTGCTGGGCCGCTTGTACTACTACAAGGAAGGTTCTCCTGATCCAGGCTCTTTGCCCTCAAATGTCTCCGCTGCTGTTAATGGTGTTGCCTTCTGTGGTACCCTTACAGGCCAACTCTTTTTTGGTTGGCTTGGTGACAAAATGGGCCGTAAACGTGTCTATGGACTGACTCTCATGGTCATGGTGATTTGCTCAATTGCCTCCGGCCTTTCCTTTGGCAAAGATGCCAAGGCTGTCATGGCTACACTTTGCTTCTTCAGGTTCTGGCTTGGCTTTGGCATTGGTGGTGACTACCCACTTTCCGCTACTATAATGTCTGAGTATGCCAACAAGAAGACTCGTGGTGCCTTCATTGCTGCAGTGTTTGCAATGCAAGGTTTTGGGATTTTGGCTGGTGGAATGGTTGCTATCCTTATTTCTGCAGCTTTCAAGGCCAAATACCCTTCCTTGCCTTATAAATATGACCCAATTGGCTCCACTAGTCCACAAGCTGATTATGTCTGGCGCATAATTGTGATGTTTGGTGCAATCCCAGCCCTGCTTACTTATTATTGGCGCATGAAAATGCCCGAAACAGCTCGATATACTGCTTTGGTTGCCAAGAATGCCAAACAGGCAGCTGCTGATATGTCCAAAGTTCTGCACGTTGAATTGGAAGCTGAACAGGAAAAAACTGAGGTCAAAGGAAATGATTTCGGATTGTTCTCAAAGCAATTTCTTCGCCGACATGGGCTTCACTTGCTTGGAACCACAGCTACTTGGTTCTTGTTGGATATTGCTTTCTACAGCCAGAACTTATTTCAGAAAGACATTTTCACTGCCATTGGTTGGATTCCAAAGGCAAAGGAAATGAGTGCCCTTGATGAGGTTTTCAGAATTGCCAGAGCACAGACTCTTATAGCTCTCTGCAGCACTGTGCCAGGGTATTGGTTTACCGTGGCATTCATTGACAGGATAGGGAGATTCGCAATCCAATTGATGGGGTTTTTCTTCATGACTGTCTTCATGTTTGCCTTGGCCATTCCTTACCACCATTGGACCTTAAAAGCCAACCGAATTGGGTTTGTTGTGATGTATTCCCTAACGTTTTTCTTCGCCAATTTTGGTCCAAATGCCACCACATTCGTCGTGCCAGCCGAGATTTTCCCAGCAAGGCTGAGGTCTACATGTCATGGTATATCAGCCGCAGCTGGAAAAGCTGGGGCAATGGTTGGTGCATTTGGATTTCAGTATGCAGAAAAGGCTATTGGAGTGAGAAATACACTTATAATTCTGGGTGTGGTCAACTTTCTTGGAATGGTATTTACTTTCTTGGTGCCTGAATCAAAGGGGAGATCATTGGAGGAAATGTCTGGTGAAGCTGAGGAAGAAAATGGAGATGCAATAGAGTTATCACAGCATACTGGTCATGACATTAGAACTGCACCGGTTTAA